Part of the Longimicrobium sp. genome, TACCCCATCGCGCGCTGCATCATGTCGTCGGGCACGTCGTAGCCCCGCTCGCGCATGCGCACCAGCGCGTGGGTCACGTGCACGCTCACGTACGGCCACGACTCGCGCTCGGTCCGCCAGAAGTTCCAGCCGCCGTCGTGGTTCTGCATCCGCCGGAGCGCCTGGATGTCGCGCGCCACCGAATCCGCCAGCTCCTGCGCAGGCGGCAGCCCCTCCGCACGGAACTCGGTGAGCACGTCGCGCAGGGCGGCCACGGCCAGCAGGCGCGAGGCGATCTGCTCCGAGCCCTGGTACGGGTACTTGACCAGGTACAGGAACGCGTCCGTCAGCTCGTGCAGCGCCGTGGACGAGGTGCTCACCTCCAGCCCGCCGAAGCCGGGAAGCACGTCGTTCTCGTCGATCTGCAGCGGCAGCGTGGCGGCGCCCTCGGTGAAGTTGCCGTACGTCGCGAACGCCTCGGCTGTGGCCGGCGTGTAGACGGGCAGGCTGACGAACGCCGCGTCCGAGCGGCTTCCCGACACCGCCGCCACCTGCACGTGCGCCGTCCCCGCGCGCACCGCCTCGCCCGGAATGCGCACCTCCACGCGGTCGTTCGCGGGCACCGTCACGCGGCGCCCGGGCTCGGTGAAGGCGATGCCCTCCGCGCGCGCGGCCACGTCCACCGTCATCGGCTGGCCGGTCTGGTTCTGGATGACGACGGCGAACTCGAACCGGTCGCCGAAGTTCAGGAATCGCGGCGCGGACGGGCGCACCATCAGCGGCTGGCGGACGGTGATGGACGACTCGCCCGCCCCGAACCGCGCCAGCCCCTGCGCCGCGACGGCCATCACGCGATAGCGCGTAAGGCTGCTCGGCAGGGTGAACGGAACCGTCGCCCGACCGTTTGCGTCCGTCCGCACCACGGGCGTCCACACCGCCAGCGGGTTGAAGTTCGTGCGGATGGCGATGGCGGGCTGCGGCGCCCCCGGCGGCGGCGGCGCCTCGACCGCGGGAGGAGGAGGGAGATCAAGGGACGACGCCCCACGGATCCGCACCTGTTCGGGGGCCGCCCTGCGCTGCACCTGGCCGCTCACCGCCCCGACGACGACGCCCTCGAGCATCAATGTCGCCGGGTGCATCACGATCTCCACCTGCACCGACGCGTCCCCGACCATCACCTCGCGCGACGCGGAGCCCATCCCCACGCGCGACACGGTGATGGTCCGCGGCCCGGCGGGCACCCCCACCAGCCGGAAGGCACCGGCGGCGTCCGTGGTCGTACGCAGCTGGGTCC contains:
- a CDS encoding carboxypeptidase regulatory-like domain-containing protein, whose amino-acid sequence is MGVRTARNWQSRGEPIRMEGMVVDLDGKPVAGRPVRVRAERMAWVQRGGDWGEVARDTVVCEFVSAVNPRTCTFPTPEGGRYRLVADVADERGRPSRTEVSVWVSGGDPMPPQPGQQMGASRQVRLLPDREVYAPGDTARILVQLPFWPARGVMTVRRAGIVRTVTVASDSSTLLLSVPLTEADIPNIHVQLDVVGASDTIPGSRGTDFATGSALLRVPPTGRSLTLTPLPADSVLVPDAPASVSVQVTDAQGRPVPGAEVALAVVDEAVLALTGYRFQDPLELFHPSWDEGATDAWLHPLVLKRTSGAGVVAGRVRDPQGQPVAGALVMAAGTQLRTTTDAAGAFRLVGVPAGPRTITVSRVGMGSASREVMVGDASVQVEIVMHPATLMLEGVVVGAVSGQVQRRAAPEQVRIRGASSLDLPPPPAVEAPPPPGAPQPAIAIRTNFNPLAVWTPVVRTDANGRATVPFTLPSSLTRYRVMAVAAQGLARFGAGESSITVRQPLMVRPSAPRFLNFGDRFEFAVVIQNQTGQPMTVDVAARAEGIAFTEPGRRVTVPANDRVEVRIPGEAVRAGTAHVQVAAVSGSRSDAAFVSLPVYTPATAEAFATYGNFTEGAATLPLQIDENDVLPGFGGLEVSTSSTALHELTDAFLYLVKYPYQGSEQIASRLLAVAALRDVLTEFRAEGLPPAQELADSVARDIQALRRMQNHDGGWNFWRTERESWPYVSVHVTHALVRMRERGYDVPDDMMQRAMGYTRTVDNRMPRWYGPAERRAVRAYALYVRSLAGERVGGEVAVLMREAGSDQLPVEVAGWLLAASAGQSGAQQ